One genomic segment of Thioclava sp. GXIMD2076 includes these proteins:
- a CDS encoding ABC transporter permease — MIPRKSSLLLTLFALLVLVFMNAPTVVVVLASFTKTSYLTVPPQGWTLDWFAEVLTDRGYQRAISTSLTLAAGATALSILLGTAASYALHHRLVRGRDLILSLVMAPLVFPAVVIGVALLQFISLMGLRGQFWVLMLAHVLITLPYVVRSAMSSLTGLNPQLEEAAMVLGSDRFTAFRLVTLPLLKPGLVAGGIFSFVTSLDNVPVTIFLLTPRETTLPTKIFASVEHGVDPSIAAASTLLVLGTAIVLVLAQKWVSFTRFF; from the coding sequence ATGATCCCGCGTAAATCCTCGCTTTTGCTGACGCTTTTCGCCCTTCTCGTGCTGGTGTTCATGAATGCGCCCACTGTCGTGGTGGTGCTGGCCTCCTTTACCAAGACGAGCTACCTCACGGTGCCACCGCAGGGCTGGACGCTCGATTGGTTTGCCGAAGTGCTGACCGATCGTGGCTATCAGCGCGCGATCTCCACCAGTCTGACACTGGCGGCAGGGGCCACGGCGCTGTCGATCCTGCTGGGGACCGCGGCGAGTTATGCGCTCCATCACCGGCTGGTGCGCGGGCGCGATCTGATCCTGTCACTGGTAATGGCGCCGCTGGTCTTTCCCGCGGTGGTGATCGGGGTGGCGCTGCTGCAGTTCATCTCCCTGATGGGGCTGCGCGGACAGTTCTGGGTCCTGATGCTCGCGCATGTTCTGATCACGCTGCCCTATGTGGTGCGCTCGGCCATGTCCTCGCTCACCGGCCTCAATCCCCAGCTCGAGGAAGCGGCCATGGTGCTCGGCTCGGACCGCTTCACCGCCTTCCGGCTGGTGACGCTGCCGCTTCTGAAACCGGGTCTGGTGGCAGGCGGGATCTTTTCCTTTGTCACCTCGCTCGACAATGTGCCGGTCACCATCTTCCTGCTGACCCCGCGCGAGACGACGCTGCCGACCAAGATTTTCGCCTCCGTCGAGCATGGCGTTGATCCCTCGATCGCGGCGGCCTCGACGCTTCTGGTGCTGGGCACCGCCATCGTTCTTGTTCTGGCCCAGAAATGGGTCTCCTTCACTCGCTTTTTCTGA